The Sulfurimonas sp. genome includes the window GCTTCTTAATTCTTTTGCAACTAATTCTTTAAATTTATTAAAATCATTAACTAATACATTAAATTTATCTTTAGAGACATAATTAGTATCTATCTTATTAAGTACTATTGAAATTTCGCTAACTGTTTTTTGTATTTTTTGAATATCTTGAGCATTTTTTTGAGATACTTCGCTTAATCTTTTTTCATATTCATTTACATTAATTAATTCATCACTATTTTTTTTATCCAAACTTTTTAATTTAAATTTATTTTCTTGAGATTTTCTACTTAAACCTTCAATAATTGTTTGTAATCCATCTATTCTTTCTCTAAGAGAATCAACTTCATTAGCTTGGTTGTTACTTTTAACTACAACTTTTTTAAGATTTTTTTTATTTTGAAGAATTACTTTTTCACTAGAAGTTAAGCCATAAGGCTTAGAAGTTTCTAAGTCTCCTGCTCCAAAAGCAGATGGCTCAGCATTAAGTATAGTATATGTGAGGATAGTTGCCAAAAAGGCAACTAAAAAAGATTTGTTCATAAATTATGGAAGAAGTTTAAAGTCTACGCGACGATTTTTTGCCCAACAATCTTTTGTTTTATTACTACACACTGGATTACTCTCACCATAACTTACCATTGTTATACGACCTTCATCTACGCCCTCAGCAACTAATGCTTTTTTAACAGCCGAAGCTCTTTTAAGTCCTAATGCAAAGTTGTACTCATCACTGCCCCACTCATCACAATTACCTTCTAGTTTAACAGTAAAAGCACCAGCAGTACCATTCGCTAAAGTAGCACTATTTGTTACTTTTTCTTGCATATCAGCACGAACACTAAATTTATCATAGTCAAAATACACTGACAATAATTCTTTTTCTAAAGTTGCCATATTTACCTCATTCGAGTCTGAGTTTAAAATACTATTTTCAGCAACTGATGCATCTTCGGCAGCTACAGTCTCCGTTTTTACAGAATCAACTTCCTGAGCTACAACTTCTTGTTCCACTTTCGTATCAACTGTTGGTTCTTTATCTGCACAACCACTAAAAACTAACATTGCAAAAACTATACTTGAAATGATTAAACTTTTCATATTTACTTACCTTCTTTTTTTATTTATAATAGATTGTACCAAAAAAATAATAATAAGTCATCATATATCAAGTATAAATTATAAAAAGATCAATATTACCAATCCATAGCTTGTAATCTTCCATACTTCAGTGGAAAAAGATAGTTTTTATTGTGGTTTAATCTTATGATTCCTATAGAACTCTGACTTTTGTAGTTTTTAATAAAAAGAATCGCATCTCCATCTTTTGAGAATCTTGGAAACTCATTTATACCAGTTGCGGTCAGTCTTCTTATAAAATCTGTTTTTGTAGAGATAAGATGCAAGTTAAATGTATTCTTTGAAAAAGCATTTGAACTCTCTCTTGATTTATAAACTATATATTCACCAAATGCACTACATGCAGCATTACTTTTTCCATAATAAACCATTTGGTCTACACCACTACTTCCAATAACTTTAGAAAAAATATTTGGATAGCCTAATCTCCCAGATACAAAAACAATTTTTTTATCATTCATAAATTGAGCATTTACATCAATGCCAGTATAGTTTGTTATTTTTTTTGCTTTAAAAGTTTGGGTATCATATAAATAAATATCTGGTTGTCCTTTTGGAGCCATCGTTAAAAGTAACTTTGTAGAATCATTGCTTACATCAGAGCAAATCATCATTCCATCGGATGAGATAATAGCTTTACTTTCCCCCGTTGATATATCAACATATTTAAGGGTTGGTTTTTTAGTATCAAGTGTTGTGTAGTAAAATGCTGTTTGCTTTTTATTTGCCCATTTTGGAAATATACTAAATCCACCTTTAACCATTATATGCTGATATGTAAGAGTATAATCAGCAATGACTATTTCAGTTTTTTTTGAACTTACAACTTTAGAAAAAATAACTCTTCTTTTCATCCACTCGACAGAAGAAGCACCCATAAACTCATTTACATCATAAGCAATTGTATGAGATATGAAAATATATACATTTTTTCTATTAATTCTATATTTTTTTAATAAAACTGCTTCATTATTTTTAAGAAGCTTCAGCTCAACATTTAGCGCTCCATCATCATCTTCTTCTAGTTTATATCTTAAAACATAATCCATATTCTTATTTTCTACTATAACATCTGTGTCATTATAGTGAGTTTTACGATGATGTCTATCTACATTAAATAAAGATATGACATTTAAATCTGCAACTAACGCTTTAAAAAAACGCAGTTTAAATGTATCATCATAACTTACAGAAGAATCTTCTACTGCTATTGTTGGAAGTGATTCAACTTTTTTAATTACATCTATCGTTGCATCATTTGCAAAAGAAATTGAAATTATAAATATCCAAGATAGTAATATTTTCACATTTTATCCTTATTTTCAGGTATTAAATTAATTGTTGCTCTAAAAGACTGATTGTTCATATTAGCTGGGAATAGCGTTGAACTTAATCTTTTTTTTATTTTATCGCACTCATCGTTTAAACTACTATTTTGAGAGTAAACCAAAATTCTAAAATCAATCAATTTACCAAGTGAAGTCAACTCAATAACAGCTTCTACATTATGACCTTGCGAGTTAGGTGGAGGTGTAAAATTTTGATAAACTAAAGCTTGAATTTTAGCTAAATATTCATTAACTTCACCAGTACTTGATGATTTCTTCAACTCTTCATTTTTGTTTAAATGTATATCTGTTAAAAAAATCTTTTTAGTAGTTATTTCTATTTTTTTTGATTTTTTACTTATATCTTGTAATCTTTTATTATCAACTTTTTTTATCTTATCTATTTTTTTGGTCCATACCTCACTAAAAAGATCATCTATGTTTAAAGCTTGTTTCTTTGCTGTATTCTTCAATGGAACAGTCTTAATATCTTGAAGTTCCAAAGAAATAGATATATAATTATCTTTTTTTAAAGCAAAAATTTTAGATTTTGATATTGATAGCATCATATATAGAACTACAAAAAAGAAAAAAGAAAATAAAGATATAGAGATAAACCCACTTATATAAAAATATGAATTGTTATTAACCATTTGTAGCTAGTGAAACCTCAGAAAAACCTGCTTGTTTAACTGCAGCCAATACTGACATAACAACACCATATTCTAGAGTTTTGTCTGCACTAATCAGCACAGTTGCTTTTAAATCTAGTTTTTGAGAATAAAGAAAAAAATTATCCATAAACTCGTGCAGTGAATAATTATCTTTATTTATTTTAATATTTAAATTTTTATCTATTGAAATATGCACTGGTGAAATTTTAGAGAGTTGTTTACTCATTGAGCCTTGTGGCAGTTTAATGTTTTCTTCGTAAATAATATTTGGAGCTATAACCATTAATATTGCAAGTAATACTAACATAACATCAACTAATGGTGTAATATTTAATTCTGGTTTATCTTCCCAATCATAAATCATTTGCTATGCCTTACGAGCTAATATCGCATCACTTTGCATCTGAAGTGCACCAATAAGTTCAAAAGATTTTCTTTTTAGCATCTGATGATAAGTATATGCAAAAATCGCAACAAATATACCTGCTGCAGTTGCAACAAGAGCATCTGAAACGCCACTTGAAATAACAGACATACTTCCACTACTTTGACCAATATGGGTAAAAGTATCTAAAATTGAGACAACTGTTCCAAATAGCCCAATAAACGGGGTAGTAGACGCAAATACAGAAAGCAGAGATAAGCCTTTTGTGGCTTCTTTAGTAGCTGCTAACATACCTAAATCTAAAATTTCTTTTCCAATATTTGTACTAGTTTTAATAAAATTATTTAAAAAAGAATCGTCATTAACAGTTGAAGCTCCTAAAAGAAGTGACTCTAAAGAGGCATTTTCTTTTTGAAGCCAACTATTAATAGAAAAATAGCGGTAAAAAAAAACCCAGTTTAAAACTATAAAATATACTGACAACAAAACCAATACACCCAAGGTAACTGGGTGACTTTTAAGATAAAAGTCTATAAGGTTGTTAATCATATATTATAATAGTCTTTGAGCAGCAAATTCTATTTTAGCAGAAACAGAAGCAATTGCTCCTTTTGCATCAGCAATATCATTTATAAGTTTCTTAGCCTCTTCAAGAGCAGCAGCAATGCTACTTTCATTGTCACCACGAATAGCAACAGCACCTTCAACTAAAACAATAACTTTTGCTTCATCAACTTGAACAACACCCCAATTAATTAAAATTGATTCAACTGATTTATCTTCTTTTTCGATGTCAATAACACCAGCTTCCAACAAAGTTGATAATGAAGCATGATGTGGTAAAACACCAAATTCTCCCTCTTCACCAGGAAGAGTTACACTAACAGCTTCATCATTGAAGATTTCACCGTTAGGAGTTAGGATTTCAAGTTTTAACTTATCCATTACAGTCCTTTAATATTATGAGTTATTTTTGCTTTGCAGCTTTTTCTCTAGCCTCATCCATATTACCAACCATATAGAATGCATTTTCTGGCATATCATCACAATCTCCATCTAGAATTGCTTTGAAACCTTTGATGCTATCTTCAAGAGAAACATATTTACCAGGAGAACCTGTAAATACTTCTGCAACAAAGAATGGTTGAGATAAGAATTTTTCAATTTTACGAGCACGTTCAACAACATTTTTATCATCTTCAGAAAGCTCATCCATACCAAGAATTGCAATAATATCTTGAAGATCTTTATACTTCTGAAGTGTTTGTTGAACACCACGAGCAACACCATAGTGCTCTTCACCAATAATTTGTGGATCAAGTAATCTTGAAGTTGAATCTAGTGGATCAACCGCAGGATAAATACCTTTTTCAGCTATTTTACGGTTCAATACTGTTGTAGCATCTAAGTGAGCAAAAACAGAAGCAGGAGCTGGATCTGTCAAGTCATCCGCAGGAACATAAACAGCCTGAACTGAAGTAATTGAACCTTTTGAAGTAGATGTAATTCTATCTTGTAAAGCACCCATTTCACGAGCTAATGTTGGTTGATAACCAACAGCTGAAGGGATACGACCAAGAAGTGCAGACATCTCTGAACCTGATTGAGCGAAACGGAAGATATTATCAATAAACATCAATACATCTAGACCTTTTTCATCTCTGAAATACTCAGCCATAGTAATACCTGTAAGAGCAATACGGTTACGGGCTCCTGGAGGCTCACTCATTTGTCCATAACAAAGCGCAACTTTATCAAGTACATTAGAATCTTTCATCTCATGGTAAAGGTCATTTCCTTCACGAGTTCTCTCACCAACACCAGCAAATACAGATAGACCATCATGACCCATTGCAACATTGTGAATAAGCTCCATAATAATAACTGTTTTACCAACACCTGCACCACCAAATAGTCCAACTTTACCACCTTTAGAGTAAGGAGCAAGTAAATCAACTACTTTGATACCTGTTTCAAACATCTCTGTAGTAGTTGACTGTTCAACTAGTGGTGGAGGTGCACGATGAATTGACCATAGTGGAGCATCTGTAATTGCTTCACCACCATCAATAGTTTCACCAATAACATTAAAAATACGACCAAGTACTTTTTCTCCAACTGGTACTTTTATAGGAGCACCTGTAGAAACTGCATCCATTCCACGAACTAAACCCTCACTCATATCCATTGCAATCGTTCTAACACGACCGTCACCTAAGTGAGCTGCAACTTCTAATACTAAACGAGTTTCAGTACCTTCTATATTAATCTTAACTTCAATTGCTTCGTTAATCGTTGGAAGATAACCTTCAAAATCAACATCAACAACCGGCCCAATTACCTGGCTTATTTTACCAATCATATTTTTCTCCATTATTTCATAGACTCCACACCACTTATTATTTCAATAAGTTCTGTAGTAATAGCTGCTTGTCTTGCTTTATTAAACTTGATATTGAGACTTTTAACCATGTCTTGTGCATTATTTGTTGCTGTGTCCATTGCTTGCATTCTAGATGCATGTTCAGCAGCCACCGAATCAATAAGTGCATAATAAATAGCGTATTCAACATATCTGTTTACTAAAGAGTCTAACATATGTTCTTCATCTTCTGCTTCTACTTCAAGAACTGACTTTTTTGCTTGAGCACAATCAAATTGCTCAGTATCTACTGGTAGAATATTCTTAACATGTAACTCTTGAGTTATCATATTTTTATATCCATTATAGATTATATGAAGACCATCAATTTTTCCATCTTTATAATCTTCAATAGAAATTTTTATAAATTCGTCAGCTCTACCTTTATCAGGTTTTGAACTTAAATCTATAACTGAGTCAAAAAGTTCAACTTCGTTATATTTAAAAAATTCAACACCTTTCTTACCGATTCCACGTAAACGTACTTTTACATTTTTGCTTTTATAATCTTTTATAAGTCTTTTAACAGCTTTAATAGTTTGAATATTAAACCCACCACATAAACCTTTATCAGCAGTTACAAAAACAATGTCAACCATTTTTGGGTTTTCAATCTCCATAAAACATCGATTGTCAATCCCGCCAACTTTATTACATTTTATACGTCCAGCTATTTCGGCAATTACCTGATTCATTTTTCCAGCATAAAGACGAGAGCGTTTTGCAAGCTCTTCTGCGCGACGAAGTTTTGCAGTTGATACAAGCTTCATCGCACGAGTCGTCTTTTGAGTATTAGAAACACTCTTTATCTGTCTTTGAATATCTTTCAAGTTTGCCATAAAGTTTTCCTTACGCTACTACAAAAGTAGCTTTGAATTCTTCAAGTGCTTTGATTAACAGTGCCTTAGTATCATCATCTACTTTTAAAGTACTTCTTATATTCTCAAAAATCTGAGGATAACTAGCTTCAATAAATGGATACATTTCAGCTTCAAAACGAACAACATTAGAAGGATCGAAATCATCTAAGAAACCTTCATTACCAGCAAAAATAATAGCAACTTGCTTCTCTGCTGAAAGTGGGGAGAAAGGTCCTTGCTTGAGAACTTCTACCATTCTTTGTCCACGCTCTAGTTGTTTACGAGATGTTTCATCAAGGTCAGATGCAAATTGAGCGAATGCTTGAAGTTCACGATACTGAGCAAGGTCAAGTCTTAAAGTACCAGCAACTTGCTTAGTAGCTTTAATCTGAGCAGCACCACCAACACGAGACACTGAAAGCCCAACATTTATTGCTGGACGAACACCCGAATTAAATAGTTCAGTTTCAAGGAAAATCTGACCATCTGTAATTGAAATAACATTAGTTGGAATATATGCCGCAACATCACCAGCTTGAGTTTCAATAATTGGAAGAGCAGTTAAACTACCAGCTCCATCTTCATCACAGACTTTAGCCGCTCTTTCAAGAAGGCGAGAGTGAATATAGAAAACATCACCTGGATATGCTTCACGACCAGGAGGACGACGAAGAATAAGTGACATTTCACGGTATGCAACTGCATGCTTAGATAAATCATCATAAACAATTAGACCATGTCTAGCGTTATCACGGAAGTATTCACCCATAGTAACACCAGCATATGGAGCTAAAAATTGAAGTGCAGCAGCTTCAGCAGCTGTAGAAGATACAATAATTGTATATTCCATTGCACCATGTTCTTCTAAACGACGAATAATTTGAGCAACAGTTGATTCTTTCTGACCTATTGCAACATAAATACAGACAACATCATTGCCTTTTTGATTTATTATAGCATCTATTGCAATAGTTGTTTTACCAGTTTGTCTGTCACCAATGATAAGCTCACGCTGACCACGGCCAATTGGAACAAGTGCATCAATTGCTTTAATACCAGTTGCTAATGGCTCATGAACAGATTTTCTATTCATAATTCCAGGTGCTTTTTCTTCAACAAAACGAGTTTCAGTTGTTTCAATTGGACCTTTACCGTCAATTGGTTCACCAAGTGCATTTACAACACGACCTAAAAGTGCATCACCTACAGGAATACGAAGAAGTTTACCAAGTCTTTTAACACTCATACCCTCTTTAAGTTCAGAACCAGGTCCTAAGATAACAACACCTACTGCGCTCTCTTCAAGGTTCATTACTAAACCTTTAGTTCCTTCTTCAAACTCTACCATTTCTCCGGCCATTACATTACTAAGTCCGTAAACTTGAGCAACACCATCAGCATAAGAAACAATCTTACCTGTTTCGTTAATATCAACACTTAACTCAAAGTTATCGATACGCTCTTTGATTATTGAGCTGATTTCATCAGCTTTAATTTTTGCTACCACTATATTTTCTCCTCTCGTTGAAAGTTAAATTGCTTTTGCAATATGTTCTATGATTTGACTATTAATTCTTGATTTAGAAAAATTAATTTCTATTCCAAGATCTTCTACATTCACCTTAATACCATCAAAATTATCTTTAATAAATTTTAGTGAAATATTTGAATCAAATTTTTTACTTAAGCCACTACTTAAATCTTTCATAATTTTTTTATCTATATCTGTATCGCTATAAACAACACCGTTATAAACTTTACTTGTATTTGTAGCATCTTTTCTCATTCCTTCTGCTAAAGCTGGAATAATATTAATACGGTCATTTTCAACAAGCAATTTTATTAAAGAATCAACAGTTTCAGATTTAACAGATTTTACAGATGCTAAAAGAATCTCTAACTTTTGCTCATTACTTACATCTGTACTATTCATAACTTGAATAAATTTGGTATCTTGGAATGATTCAGATAATGTTTTAAATATAATTGTCATATTTGCCATTGATTTTATATCAGAACTATTTTTTAAAGCTTTTATATATCTTTTTGCAATTAATTCTTCCATATTATGCCACCTTCTTTAAGATAACATTAGCCATTGCTTCTTTATCAAAATCATCATTTGTTTGACTTAAAACTTCTTTTAATACATCTTCAACAACAACTCGAACCATTCTTCTTTGCTCGAACTCCATCAAAGAAATATTTTGTCTGCCAATATTTTCTAAATCTGATTCACATTGAAGCATAATATTGTCATTTAAAATTTTATTCTCTTTCTTAGAAACAACTACTAACTCTTCTGCAAATTTCTTAGCATCTGATATTTTAGCTAAAGCATCATTTTTAAGCTTAACAGATTCGTTTAACTTATCTTGAACTTTTTGTAACTCATCAGCGATGCCTTGACTTCTCCCAATAAAAAAGTTTTTAATTGGCTCTGCAACAAGGTACCAAACCAAACCAGCAAACAGTAAAAAGTTAACTGTTCTTTGAATAATATCTGTTCCTCCACCTTCTGCCCCACCAGATGCAAATGCATAAGTTGATAATATCGTAATTAATAATAATATTTTACTCACATGACATCCTTTATATCTGACTGAATTTAGCTTTTACAGCATCTTTAAACAATGGAACTTGTGACATCAAGTCACTAACCAATTGTTCTTTAGACTCTGCAAGTGATTGCTCAAATTCTAAGTATTCACTAGCTAATTCAGCATGTTTTGCGTCTAGCTTACTGTCTGCCAACTCTTTGGCATCTTCTATAACTTTCTCTCTTAGGGCCGAAGCTTCTAGTTTAGCATTATTAACTATTGACTCAGCTTCTAAATATAAAGCGTTGATTTCATCATCGTTATTCCCTACTTTTTGTAGGTCTTTTTTGATATCCTCATCTCTTTTATTCATGAAACTAAATAATGGATTATAAAGCCAACTATTAAGAACGGCAATTAGTGAAAGAAATACAACAAATGTAGCTAAAAGTAATATCGGATTTATATCTAACATAGCACCTCCTAAAAGTTGCGTGATTATACTATTAGAAAATTGAAAGAATGGTTAAATTATAAAAGAATTTTATAATTTAGTATGTTATTTTTATAAACGGCTAAGAAAATTATCTATTTGACTTTTATCCTTAAATTCTATAGTAAATTTATTCCTTGAAAAATTTGTTTTATAACCTAGAAACTCAAATTTTTCTTTTAAGTCAGAAAAATCATATTCTGCAGCCTTAGTTTTCTCAACAAATGGTTCATCTTTATTTTTCATATTTTTTATGATCGACTCTACTTCTCTAACACTAAGTTTTTGTCCAATAATTGAATTTACTATCAGTTGTTGCTGCTTTTCATCAAGTCCTATCAAAACTTTTGCATGACCAGCAGTTATTTTTTTCTCAATAAGAGCTTTCTGAGTTTTTGATGAAAGTTGGAGCAACCTAATTGTATTTGTGATATGTGTTCTACTTTTATGTATCTTTAGAGCTAGTTCTTCTTGTGTTACATCATACATTTTCAGAAGTTCACTGTAAGCCTCTGCAAGTTCTACCGAGTTTAATTCATCTCTTTGAATATTTTCAATTAGTGCAAACTGTCGCATTTTCTTATCATCAGTATTCAATAAAATTGCACGAATTGTTTTTAATTTTAATAATTTTGAGGCACGAACTCTTCTTTCTCCTGCAATTAAAATATATCCATCTATATCTTCGCTTACTACTATTGGTTGAAGTAAACCATCATTTTTAATTGATTCTCCTAGTTCTAAAAGAGAACTTTCATTAAAATATTTTCGAGGTTGATATGGATTAGGTCTAATGTCTTTAAGAGATAATTCTATTATACTATTTTTTGATGAACTCTCATTTCCGTAAGCCTCATCCATCTCTCCTAAAAGTGCGTCTAGTCCACGACCAAGTTTCACTGATTTCATACAAGCCTCACGATATTATTGTTTGTGCTAAGTTTTGATAAGCAATAGAACCAATTGATTTTACATCATACAGTATAGCTGGTTTTCCAAAAGATGGAGCTTCTGCTAGTTTTACATTTCTTGGAACTACTATATATTTATTTTTAGAATCTTTAAAAAGTTTACCTTTAAAATGCTGAGACAAATCAGCAAACACTTGTTTTGATAAGTTATTTTGAGAACTAAACATTGTTGGTAAAAAACCTTTTATGCTTAACTTAGGGTTTATAGACTTTCTTACAAGTTTAACGGTATTTAAAAGCTGTGCAAGGCCTTCTAATGCGAAGAACTCACACTGAATAGGGATAATTACAGAGTTAGATGCTGATAGTGCATTTATTGTCATTGGTCCAAGTGCCGGAGGAGAGTCTATGATTATATAATCATAATCTTTTTTTATATTCGCAATAGCTTTTTTAAGTACTAATTCTCTTCCATCTTTATTATCATTATCATAATATTCTTTCTCAATTCCTACTAAACCTATATTTGAAGGGGCAAGATGCAGGGTTGGTAAATCTGATTTTAAAATAATGTCTTTTAACTTTTTAGTACCTATTAATACATGATAAATATTGAATTCATAGTCATTTCTATGAAAGCCTAGAGATGTCGTGGCGTTAGCCTGTGGATCAGCATCAATGAGAAGCACTTTTTTTTCTGCAACAGCAAGTGAAGCCGCTAGATTTACAGCAGTTGTTGTTTTACCAACACCGCCTTTTTGATTTGCAATTACAATTACTTCACTCATCTTGTGCTGTATATCCTTTCACCATTACTAATCACTGAACCATCACTTAAAAGTTTCGCATTTTCTAAAGAAATTCTTAAACTTTTGGAATGTGTGAAAAAGTTTTTATTATTCTCAA containing:
- a CDS encoding ParB/RepB/Spo0J family partition protein, which encodes MKSVKLGRGLDALLGEMDEAYGNESSSKNSIIELSLKDIRPNPYQPRKYFNESSLLELGESIKNDGLLQPIVVSEDIDGYILIAGERRVRASKLLKLKTIRAILLNTDDKKMRQFALIENIQRDELNSVELAEAYSELLKMYDVTQEELALKIHKSRTHITNTIRLLQLSSKTQKALIEKKITAGHAKVLIGLDEKQQQLIVNSIIGQKLSVREVESIIKNMKNKDEPFVEKTKAAEYDFSDLKEKFEFLGYKTNFSRNKFTIEFKDKSQIDNFLSRL
- a CDS encoding AAA family ATPase, with translation MSEVIVIANQKGGVGKTTTAVNLAASLAVAEKKVLLIDADPQANATTSLGFHRNDYEFNIYHVLIGTKKLKDIILKSDLPTLHLAPSNIGLVGIEKEYYDNDNKDGRELVLKKAIANIKKDYDYIIIDSPPALGPMTINALSASNSVIIPIQCEFFALEGLAQLLNTVKLVRKSINPKLSIKGFLPTMFSSQNNLSKQVFADLSQHFKGKLFKDSKNKYIVVPRNVKLAEAPSFGKPAILYDVKSIGSIAYQNLAQTIIS